The region TGGCTGGTGCCGCTCTCGGAGCCGAACCCCGACGGGTTGGTTGATGTGAGCGCCGCCGAGTAAATGCTTTCGCCCGGCGCGGCAATGTCCGGTTTCAGGGTTTGCAGCAGCGACGGCCCGCGCGAGCTGAAGTCCGAAACGACGTCGGCTGCAATCAACGGCGTCAGGTTGAGACTGGCATCCGCATGGGCGCGGGCGAAATCGCGCAACGCCAGCCCTGCGGTACGCGACACAAACACGGAAGGGATGCTGGTGCCACCGACTGCCATGTGAATCAAATTATCGCCGCCATCCGTGCCTTCGCTGATGTCTTTGTTGTAAACGATGGCCGCTACGGCGCCCGCCGCGCTGGCGTTGTTCACCTTCTCAGTGAACGCGCAAACGCCGCGCTCCATCAACGCGACTTTGCCCGCGAGCGATCCCGCCGTCAACGCCGAGCAGCCGCGATCATTGCTGACCTCGACAAAAGGCAGCGCCGTCAGCGCCGCGTTGAACCGCGTCGTTGATCCATCACCGACGACGCTTTCGATGTTGATCAGGCGGGACGCGACCGGCGACGGCCCGGCTACGGTCGCCATCGCCGTGATCGCATGAGCGTTGGAAGTCGAGGCGACTGTGATGGCCGATGGCGCAATGGCCGGCGAGGCGATAGTCATCTCGTCATCAACGCCGCCTTCGCCCGAATTGCCGGCGGCCACGGCAACCACCATGCCGCTGGCGACCGCCGATTCGACGGCGCGCGCCAGAAAATCGAGCTGCGCCGTGGCGTCAGCCCCTAAGCTCATGTTGGCCACGTCGAAGCCGTCACGCACGGCTTCATCGAGCCCCGCCGCGATCAGGTCGGTCGAGCCGCTGCCGCTCTTACCTAGCACGCGATAGTTGCCCAGGTAAGCGCGCGGCGCGACCCCGCAGAGCGGGCCGACCGGCGACATCGTGTCCAGATTACCGGCGGCGATGCCGGCGACGTTCGAGCCGTGCCCGTTCTCGTCCAGCGCCGAGGGGTCGTTACCGGAACCGCTGACGAACGACTTGGCGACGATCACTTTGTTGTTCGTAAGCCTCTGGCTGCCATTGTTGGAGCGCGGAAAGCCTTCAGGGGCGCTGTAGCCCGTGTCATTGAATAGCGGATTTGTTACATCGATGCCGGTATCGATAATGGCGATCTTCATGCCGGCGCCGGCATTGCCCGAGCCGCCGAGCCGTTCCCACATCGCCGGCGCGTTCGTCAGCGGCACGCTGGTGTCGAGCAGCGTGTGACATTCGCGCACCAGCTCGACGCGCTTGACGCCGGGGAGCGATGCAAGCATAGCGATCTCGGTGCCGCGCGCTTCGACGGAAACGGCGTTGGCCACGGCTCGCAACTCGGCCCGCACACGCAGCGCCGGCGCAATCAGACGGGCACGCGCTTTAAAGTTCTCCTGCTCGCCGCGCATCTCGCCGTCGAGCGCGGCGGCTTCGGGCGAGTCTAAATCAACGCGCCGACGGCGCTGCATCATAGAAATCTGCTGATGTTGGCGCTCGATGAGCGGCAGCCCATCAAGCTCGATGATGGCTTGCACTGCGCCCGGTGATTTCAGCGCCTGTTGAATCGGCGACTCGTCTGTGCGCGGCGCCAATTGCGCCGGGCGGCCCTGCGCCGGGCCGATCAGCGCCTCGACCACGAGCATCGCCGCGATGCCTACTCTGAGCCATGAAAATCGTTTTGTCATATTACCACCACTATCGGCAGCGACACGGACGCTGCCTGCTTAACCGGCAATGAATCTTCGGGAGATGATTGATTGCGAACTGATTGAGACCACGCCAGCGCCACGCCGTTGCCGGGCGGCGCTGACAATAAAGCGAATTCCCACTGATTTAGAGAGCCGCGCCGCGCTTAAAGCCGGATGATTTTGCTCTCAGCCTCCGGCATATTCAATTTGCGCGTCGCGTTGCGCGAATCGATGACTAGCGGGGCCAGCCGCACGACGCGCGCGTAATCTATCGATGTATGATCCGTAACGATCACCGCGCAATCACAACTGCGCAGCGCCGCGTCGGTCAGCTCGACGCTTTCGAGCGTCCCCTTGCCGTCAAGGTTCATCTCTTGGATGTGCGGATCGTGATAGCTGACCTGCGCGCCTTTGTGCAGCAGTTGGTCAACGATGCCGAGGGCCGGCGATTCGCGCACGTCGTTGATGTCGCGCTTGTAGGCGACGCCGAGCACCAGGACTTTCGATCCCTTCAGCGGCTTGCGGTGATCGTTCAAGCCGTCCTGCACCAGTTGAACGACATGCTGCGGCATGTGCGAGTTGACCTCTTCGGCCAGACTGATGAAGCGCGCCTCAAACCCATGCAGCCGCGCCTTCCACGATAGGTAATGCGGGTCCAATGGAATGCAATGTCCCCCGATGCCGGGGCCCGGGTAGAAGGCCATGAAGCCGAACGGCTTGGTCGCCGCCGCCTGAATGACTTCCCACGAATCGATGTTCAGGTGATAGCAGAGCTGCGCGATTTCGTTGACCAGGCCGATGTTCACCGAGCGGAAGGTGTTCTCCAGCAGCTTGGCGGCTTCGGCGACGCGCGCGCTGGTCACCGGGTGGACGCGCTCGACGATGGTTTGATAGAGCGCCGCCGCGACCGCTGTCGATTTGTGACTGACGCCGCCGACGACTTTCGGGATGTTGTGCGTCTGGTATTTCTCGTTGCCCGGATCAACGCGCTCCGGCGAAAAGCCGAGGAAGAAATCTTCATCGAGCTTCAGGCCGGTCTCTTCGAGCATCGGCAGCAACACTTCGTCGGTGGTGCCCGGATAGGTGGTTGATTCCAGCACGATCAGTTGCGGCGAATGCAGGTAGGTCTTGACCTGTTCGCTGGCGGCCAGGATATAAGAGATGTCCGGCTCTTTGGTCTTGCGCAGCGGCGTCGGCACGCAGATGACCACCGCATCACAATCGGCGAGCTTCGAGAAATCGGTCGTCGCCGCGAGCTTACCCTCAGCGACCAGCGCCGCGACCTCCGCGGTCGGCACGTCGGGGATGTGCGAATGGCCGGCGTTGATGTTGTCGGTGCGCGCCGCATCAACGTCAAAGCCGATGGCGCGCAGGCCGCCGCGCCCGAAGGCCGTCGCCAGCGGCAGTCCCACATATCCGAGACCGATCACGCCGACCGTGGCATGCCGCTCGCTGATTTTCTTTAACAGTTCCTCGCTCATTCGCTTGACCCTATTGCTATCCCTTTTGTCGTTGATTGGCCGAGGGCTACAATTATCAAACTATGACCCGCGGGCATCCGTCAACAAAAAAATGATAAGCGATGAGCGGCGAGTAATGCGTGAGAACCTACGGCAACAAACGCTGCCCTCACTCGCCACTCATCGCTCATCACTTTCAACTCATCACTCATCACTTCGCAGCGTCGCCAGCAGCTCGTCGCGCGTCACCGTCGCGGTGCCGACTTTGCCGACGACGACGCCGGCAGCGTGATTGGCTAAGATCGCCGCTTCGGCAAAGCTCGCGCCCGCCGCCAAAGCCAGCCCCAGCGTTGCGATCACGGTATCGCCGGCGCCGGTCACGTCATAGACTTCGCGCGCCACCGTCGCAATGCGCGTCACCTGGCCGTCATCCGTAAACAGCGCCATGCCTTCTTCGCCGCGTGTGATGAGCAGCGCCCGGCAGTCAATCGCGCCGAGCAAGCGGCGGCCCGCTTCGATCAGACTGGTTTCATCTTCGATGGCCAGACCGGCGGCTTCCGCGGCCTCTTGATGATTCGGCGTAATCACGGTCACCGGTTGATAGTTGGCAAAGCTGCGCGTCTTCGGGTCGAGACAGACAGGGATGGCGCGCGACCGCGCTGCCTCAAGTGTCGCCCGTAGCACGCCAGTCGTCAGCAAGCCTTTGCTGTAATCGGAAACCACCACAGCGTCGGCGGCGTCGAGCGCGGCGGTGAAGCGCTCGACGATGGCTTCTTCAATCGCCGTAGCGATGGGCGCGCGGCTTTCGCGGTCGGCGCGCACGACCTGCTGATTGTGAGCAATGATGCGCGTCTTGAGCGTCGTTGTGCGCGCCGGGTCAACGACGACGCCATCGCTTGCGATGCCGACTTCGTGCAGCGCCACGCGCAGGCGTTCGGCGTTGGCATCCGCGCCGGCGACGCCGACCGTCACCGGCTGTGCGCCGAGCGCGACGAGATTGGCGGCGACGTTGCCCGCGCCGCCAAGCGCCAGCGTCTGGCGTTCGACCTCGACGACGGGCACGGGCGCTTCCGGCGAGATGCGCCGCACGCGCCCCCAAATGAATTCATCGAGCATTAAATCGCCGAGCACGACGATGCGCCGGCCAGCAAATCTGGCCGTCAATTGTTCGGCGCGCTCTCTCTCCAATGTGGTCATAAGCTCAGGATGCCGAGGAGCCGGCCATTCTACCTAACTGGCTGCCAGAGCCAGTTTCAAGACATCGTCCGCCGCCGCGATGACTGCGCTCGGCGGCACTCGCTGAATCGCGAATGAGCCATCGGCATCCGGCGTATTCGTATCTTTTTGCCCCCGCGCCTCATCTGACAGGCCCCCAGCCCCCGGCCCCCGGCCCCCGGCTATCCGGTACGGCGAATCCGTCCACGGGTGCCAGACCTCAGGGTTCGACGAACCGAAGACGGCGACCAGCGGGCGGCCGAGCGCCGCCGCGATATGCATCGGGCCGCCATCGTTGCCGACGAAAGCACGCGACAGATTGATTAAGGCGACCAACTCTTTCAACGTCAAGCCGACAAGGGCCAGCGCGCCGGCCTGCGCGGCCACGGCTTTTGCCAGCGGCTCTTGCCCCGGCCCGCCGATGACGACGCTCGGCAGTTGCCAGCGGTCGCCGAGGTGCCGAACCACTTCGGCAAAACCGGCCGCGGGCCAGCGCTTCGATTCAAAAGCCGCCGCCGGCGCGATGACGGCGAAGCGGCCAATGTGGCGCAGGCTGTTAGCTTGTGCAAAGCCTCCGCTCAAGCTAACAGCTTGCGCCACACAGGCGGCCTCTAATTTTTCAAGCATGCTCTGTTCGGCAGCGCTCGACACCGCGAGGCTCAGTTGCGGTGGCTCGGCCGGCCACGGCACGCCCGACCAGTGCAGCAAGGCTAATTGCTGCTCGACACTGTGGACTTGCTTGCGCCCGAGAATCACATCCGGGTCCGGGGCGCGCAGGTCGAGCCAGCGCGAGTGTCTGTAGCCTGCATAACCGACCGACCGCCCCGCCGCGGCGAACCGCGCCAGCCCGGTTGCGGTCGTGCCGCCGTGCAGGTCAAAGGCGACGTCGTAGCGCGCGCGACGCAACTGCCCGATCAGCCGTGCGCGCCCGCTGATTGATTTTTCGGCGATGAGCAGGTGGTCAACCAGCGGGTGATCTTCGACGAGCGGCGCGGCCAGCGGCTCGCTGACGACGGTGATCTTGATCTCCGGGCGCATGGCTTTGAGCGCCGCCAGGCAAGGCGTCATCAACACCGTGTCGCCGATTGAGCGCAAACGAATGAGCAGGACTTTGCGCGCCGCCGACCAATCCGGCAACGGGATGGCCGCGTCGCGCTTCACGCTTCGGTCACTGCCTCATCGATGAGCATCACCGGGATGTCGTCTTTAATGGGGTAGACGCGGCGGCACTGCGGGCATCTCAAGCCGCTGCCGTCGGCCTTCAGTTCGACTTTCACCTTGCAGGCGGGACAAGCCAGAATCTCAAGCAAGCGCTCGCTTACGGCCACCTCGCACCTCCTTCAAATGGACGGTTCAGTCTATCACCGGCGTCCGTGAGCGTCAATTTTCGCGCCCGTAGCGCGCCGCCGCCTTTCGCTGTTAAACTCATAGAGGCATCCGCGCGTATGGCTCATGGGTTGATCCCCTGACAACTTGAATAAACGGTCGGTGCGCTTTGTGCCCTCGCATCGCTCAGCCATCACGCGCACACGGTTCGGGAGTTTCATGGTGAATAGACGTTTTGTATTCGCAATCATTCTCGCTCTCATCGTCGCCGTCTGCTCCGGGGCAACGGCGACGGCGCAGGACGATGTCGTCAAGCTCAAGGCCGATCTGGTGACGATTGACGCGACGGTGACCGACAAGGACGGTAACTTCATTCGCAATCTTAAAGCCGACGACTTCACGGTCTACGAAGACGGCGTGCCGCAGAAGCTCGACTTCTTTGAGGCCAGCGAACAGGCGGCGCTGACCCGCCCGCTCGCCGTCGTCGTCGCCATAGACACGTCGGGCAGCATCAAGCCCGAAGAGATTGCCCGCCAACGCCTGGCGACCGAAAACTTCATGCGACTGGTGCGGCCCGAATCGGTCTTTGCGGTCATCGCCTTCAACACAGAGACGCGCGTGCTGCAAGACTTCACCAGCGACGCCCGCAAGGTCAGCGCCGCCTTTCAGAAGATCGGCGAAGTCACCGGCTCGTCGCGCATCTTCGGCTCGATTGACAAAGCTGTGGGGATGCTCAAGCGCGCGCCGCGCTTCCGCGACGGGCGCCGTTTGCGGCGCGTCGTCATCGTCCTGACCGACGGCTACGACAACGTCTCGTCGCCCGAGCAGGGCGATTTGATCCGCCGCGCCAACGACGCCGAAGTGACGGTCTTCTCGATCACCCTGCCCTCATATATGCCCGGCGGCTCATCGGACAAACGCGTGATGACTCTGCTCGACGTGTCGCGCATCGTGCCGATGACCGGCGGCGCAGACTTCTCGGCGGATACCCGCGATTTCGCGCCGGTCTTCAAATCCATCGCCGAAGAGATACGCTCAGGCTACACGCTGGCTTATTACCCGCCCGAGTCGAGCCGCCGCGACGGGCGTCTGCATCAGGTGCGCGTCGAGTGCAAACGCGTGGGCGCCATCATCCGCGCCAGCCGCACCAGCTATCAATCGCCGGCGAAGTAAATCCTGGCTAAAGCGCGCCGCATCCGTTACCATTAAAGTTTGCATTACCGCGGGAATTCATCACAGAGAGCAGTAAGCGCGAATGAGTGAAAAGAAGAAAATTGGCATGGTGAGCCTGGGCTGCCCGAAGAACCTCGTCGACAGCGAGGTGATGATGGGCTTGCTGGCGCGGCAGGGCTACGAGCTGACCAGTGATTCGGCAGAAGCCGACGTGCTGGTGGTCAATACCTGCGGCTTCATCGATTCGGCGCGCCAGGAATCCGTAGACACGATTCTTGAAATGGCGCAGCTCAAGCAGACCGGCAAGGCGAAACAACTGGTGGTCGCCGGCTGCCTGGTCGAACGCTATCGCGACGACCTCAAGCGCGAGATTCCCGAAATCGACGCGCTGATCGGCGTCAATCAACTGACCGAGATTGAATCGGTCGTGGCGACGTCGCAGCCGCGCAGCCTGCCGATCTATAGCGACGGCGCCAGCGTGCCGGAGCTCTATCTCTATGACGAGACGACGCCGCGATTGCGCGCCACCGCGCCCTATACGGCGTACGTCAAGATCGCCGAAGGCTGTGACCACACCTGCGCCTTCTGCATCATCCCCAGGCTGCGCGGCGTCTTCCGCTCGCGCTCGCCCGAATCGATTCTGCACGAAGTCGAAGCGCTCACGGCACAGGGCGTCCGCGAGATCGTGTTGATCTCGCAAGACACCACCGCTTATGGCAGCGACTTGAATTTGAAAGACGGACTGGCGCGCTTGCTCGAAGCGATCAGCGACGTGCCGGGCGTCGAGTGGGTGCGCTTTCTTTACTGCTATCCGACGAATATCAGCGACGAGCTGCTGCGGGTGATGGCCGAGCGCGCGAACGTCTGCAAGTATTTCGACATCCCGTTGCAACACGCCAGCCGCCGGGTCTTGCAGCGTATGCGGCGCGGCGGCGCGCGTTCGGCTTACGAGCGCCTGATCGCCCGCATCCGCGAGCGCGTTCCCGGTGTCGCCGTGCGCACCACCTTTATCGTCGGCTTTCCCGGCGAGCGCGAGGAAGATTTTCGGGAGCTGGTCGAGTTCGTGCGCGCCGTCGAGTTCGACCGCGTCGGCGTGTTTACCTATTCCGACGAAGAGAACTCCGCCGGCATTGAGCTGGACGAAAAGGTTGACGCCAAAACCATGCGCCGACGCGAGCGCCTCTTGATGAAAGCGCAGGCACGCCTGTCGCGCCGCCGCAATCGCCGCATGGTCGGTCGGCAAGTGCGCGTCTTGCTCGAAGGCCGCTCGAAAGAGAGCGACCTGTTGCTTGAAGGGCGCATGGAAACCCAGGCGCCGGAGATTGACGGCGTCGTGTTGATCAACGACATCCCCGAAGGCCGCGAGGTGCGCCCCGGCGATTTCGTCACCGTCGAGATCACCGAAGCGCACGACTATGATCTGATCGGCCGCATTGTTTAACGACGTGCTGCGCGAAGCTCGGGTTGTGATAGAATCGCCCCACACAGAGGAAGAGCCATGTCAATTCCAAAAGAAAAATGGATGACCATAGATGACCTCTTGTTGATGCCGGATGATGGCAACCGCTACGAGGTCATCGAAGGAGAGCTTTTCGTGACACGCGCCCCGAATTTTGACCACCAGGCTGTCATCTCCAATCTGAATACACTGATTGGCATCTATTTGCGAGAGAATCCCATCGGCTCGGTTGTTCCCGGCCCCGGCGTGATCTTCAGCAAATTCAGCGGCGTCATTCCCGACCTGCTTTTCTTGACGCACAAGACGCGAAAGAAAATCCTCTCGGCAGGCAAGCTCAAGGGCGCGCCGGAACTGGCGATTGAAGTCGTTTCGCCCGGCGCTTCGAGTCACCGCCGTGACCGCGTCGCCAAGCGTCATCTATTCGCCAAGTATGGCGTTCAAGAGTATTGGATTGTTGATTACAAAACCTGCACGGTCGAAGTCTACGCCCTGGAGCAGAAGGTTCTGCAACTGGTTTCCAAACTCAGCGAACAGGATGTGCTCACCTCAAGCGTGCTGCCGGGGTTCACCTGCAAGGTCGCCGACATCTTCGCCGATTTAGATTGATCGCTCTCCTCTCTTCAAGCAAGCTGATGCGCCGACCCGCTCCTACAAAACCTCAAGAGATGCCCCCGCTCAGTCGCCTGGGCTACTATGTCGCCACGGGATTTGGCGCGGGCCATGCGCCGATTGCGCCCGGCACGTTCGGCGCGGCGGAAGGCGTCGTCCTCTTCTTCATGGTCAACGCCCTGGTCAATCAACGATTGATGCTGACGCCGCTCGCGTCGCTACTCGTCTTTGCCATCATCAACGTCGCGCTCTACGCCGTTGGCGTATGGGCCTCGGATCAGGCCATCGCCGCGACCGGCTTGAAAGACCCACGCCTCGCGGTGATTGACGAAGTGAGCGGCCAGCTCATCGCCATGACGCCGCTGATCGTCTACCCGTCGCTTGCCGGCGTTCTGGTATCGTTCCTGCTCTTTCGCGCCTTCGACATCTTCAAGCCATATCCGATTCGCAAGCTCGAACGATTGCCCGGTGGCTTCGGCATCATGAGCGATGACGCGCTTGCGGGCGTCTATGCCGCCGTGCTGACATGGCTGGCGCACAACTTCAGTTGGATTTAGCGCCGAGCGTGGTATGCGAAAAGACCTTCCGGCTCATGAGCTGCCGCCAGCCGAGATGCGACAGATCATCGCGCGTGCTGACCCGCGGGGCTCGCCGCGCGTCGAGGTCATCAAGCGAGCCGACGGCAGCGGCCCGCGTATTGGCGTCTTCGCCGCGTCGTTCAATCCCGTCACCATCGCTCACCTCGAGCTGATGCGGCGGGCGCGCGATGCCTTCTCACTCGATGAAGTGCTGGCGCTCGCGGGCCGCGCCAATGCCGATAAGCGCGGTTATGAATGCGCCCTCGAAGACCGCTTGCGGATGCTCTTGCTCGCCGTAAGCCGGGACGCGCAGCTTGCGGTCGGCATCGCCTCGCACGCTTTCTATGTTGATCTGCTTGAGGCGCTCACGTCGCTCTACCCGCAAAGCGATTTGCACTTCGTCGTCGGCTTCGATACATTCGAGCGCGTGTTAGACCGGAACGACGCTTACACCGCGAAATACCATCTTCGCTTCAACGACCGGCGTGCGGCGCTCGACACGCTTTTCTCGCACTGCCGATTCATCGTCGCCGGGCGCAGTGGCGCGGGCCGCGACGAAGTGCGCGCCCTGCTCGCCGATGAGACGGCGGCGATTCGCGAGCGCGTCTCATATCTCGATTTCCCAACCGACCTCGGCGAGCGCTCGGCCTCAGAGGTGCGCGACCGCTTGCGCGCCGGCCTGCCGATCACCGGATTGGTGCCGGCAACGGTCGAAACTTACATCGCTCGACGCGGCCTGTACTCGTAAACAGAATAAGGTTCATCGCAGATGCTCAAAGCAGAAATCATCGCCATCGGCTCGGAGTTGTTGACGCCGTTGCGCACGGACACGAATTCGCTGTGGCTCACCGAGCGGCTCAACTCTATCGGCATCAGCGTTCATCAGAAGACGATTGTCGGCGATGAAGAGGGCCGGCTCGAAGAAGCCATGCGCGACGCCCTGCGGCGCTCTGACGTCATCATTTCGACCGGCGGTCTCGGGCCGACCGAAGACGACATCACGCGCAAAATCTTTGCGCGCGTCACGGGCCGGCAACTGCGGCTCAATTACGAAATCCTTGAGCGCATTCGCGAGCGTCTGACCAGTCGCGGCTATCAGATGACGCCGAATAACGAGCGCCAGGCGCTGGTGCCGAGCGGCGCGACGCCATTGCCGAACCCCAACGGCACGGCTCCCGGCCTGCGCCTCGATCAAGAGGGCAAGCTCGTCGTGCTGCTGCCCGGCCCGCCGCGCGAAAACCAGCCGATGTTTGACACCTATGTGATGCCCGAGCTGGAACAGCGCTCGCGCGGCCTGCGCCTCAGCAAGCGGGTGTTAAAAGTCACAGGCATGGGCGAATCGCAGCTCGATGATAAGATCGCGCCGATCTATCAGCCGTACACCAACCCGACGACGACGATCCTGTTCACCGATGCTGAAGTCGAATTGCATCTGACGGCCACCGCCGAGAGCGCGGCGCGCGCCGAGGCGCTCGTCGAAGAGCTGGCCGATAAGCTCGAAGAAGCCATCGGCGACAACTGTTATTCGACGCGCGGCGAGCAGCTCGAAGAGGTGATCGGCCTGCGCTTGCGGCTGAAACAGATGACGCTTTCGACCGCCGAAAGCTGCACCGGCGGGCTGGTCGCCGAGCGCCTCACGCGGGTGCCGGGGGCGAGCGATTATTTTGCCGGAAGTATTGTGAGCTACACCAACGACGTGAAGATGAAACTGCTGGGAGTTCCGGCGGAGATGCTCGAACGGCACGGCGCCGTGAGCGGCGAGGTCGCCGAAGCGATGGCGCGCGGCGTCAAAGAGCGCACCGGCGCGACCATCGGCTTGAGCGTCACCGGCGTCGCCGGCCCCGGTGGCGGCACGCAAGCCGTGCCGGTCGGCACGGTCTATGTCGGGCTTGCCGATGATGTGACTTCGACAAATCGCCGTTTGAATTTGCTTGGCGACCGCCACTTGATTCGCTGGCGTGCCTCGACCGTCGCGCTCGAAATGGTGCGGCGGCGTTATCTCATCTAATCGAATATGCCGCAGGCTTCTCTCGATCAACTGCTCGACCAACTCGATGAAGCGAAGCGCGACTTTGGCGCGGCGGGCGGACGTGTGGCCATGCTGCTTGCTGAAATTGGTAAGCGCGAGCTTGAAGACGCTGAGGCGCTCGTCCGCTTTCACGAAGCCCTGCTTTTCATCCGCGCCTACCCGCAAGATCGCGACGCGCTGGTCGCCGCGGATCGCTTGCTCGATAGCTTCGGCCAGCGGGTTGCGGCGTTGCTCAAGGCGGGTGCCGATCCTGTGTCGTTCGATTACATCGAATACTCCGGCATCGCCGGAACGACGCTGCACGGCCACTACAGCTATGGCTTCGCGCGCTGGCTGGTGGCGTATCACACGGATGATGTCGAGATTGATTGGGCGCGCTACGAGACGCCGGAGCGATTGGCGCTGGTCTTGCCGCGTCTCGTGCCGTTGATGTACGAAGACACACTGGTCGAAGCCAACATCCCTTACCGCGACTGGATTCAAGCGGCAAAGCCCGCGGGCCTAAGCGACCTCGCATGGCTGGTGGCGCAGTTCGAGCAGTCGGATCTTTCAGAGCGCGAAAAGAGCGCCGCTTACGACACGCTCGAACTCTGGATACACTGGCGGATGGATGATTCAGCCGCCTCGCGCACCCAAAACCGCCACATGCCGGAACGAGTCTTCTACCACACAGAGCCGTTGATTCGCCGCAACGAGGTATCGCTCGAAGCCGTTATTCGCGCCCCGCTCAAGCTCGCAAAACTGTCGCGCCGCGACGGCCAGCAGGTCGTCAATCACTGCCGCGAGACGACGGGCGCGCGTTACCGCGAGCTTTATGGCATCGCCTATGGCGACCCGGCGAGCGTCGTGAAAGCTGAAGTCGGGCGCGGCCTTGAACTCTTCCTCTGGGGCTTGTCAACCGAGCGCCGCTTGCCGTTGCGCGGCTATCACGCCGGCTTCGCGCTCAAGAATGGCGTGCCGAACAATTACATCGAAGGCATCACCATCTGCGAGCGCATGGAGCTAGGCTTCAATCTGTTTTACACCTATCGCGAAGGCGAATCCGCCTGGGTCTATGCGCAGGTGTTACGAATGCTACACGGGCTGACCGGCGCGACCTGCTTCTCGATAGACCCGTATCAGATCGGCCATCACAACGACGAGGCGCTGGAATCGGGCGCGTTCTGGTTTTACCGCAAGCTCGGCTTCCGCCCGACGCGGCCCGACCTGATGAAGCTCGCGGCCAGGGAAGAGCAGCGTATCCGCGAGCGCCGCGATTACCGGACATCGCTGCGGACACTCAAGCGGCTCGCCGAAGCGCCGGTGATTTACGAGTTGCCCGGCACGAGCCGCGGCGATTGGGATAACTTCAGAGTGCGTAAGCTCGGACTGCGTGTGGCAGAGCGCACGGCGAGCCGGTTCGCCGGTGACGCGACGCGAATGCGCGCCACGGCGATCAAGCAAGTGGCGCGGGCGCTCGGCGTCAAAGTGGATGAGCTGAAGAAAGCAGAGCGCCAGGCGTTCGCCGACTTTGCGGCGGTGCTGGCGCTGATTGACGATCTCTCGCGCTGGACGGTTGAAGAAAAGCAGATGCTCGTTCAGATCATTGACGCCAAAGCCGCGAGCGACGACGCGCGCTATGCGCGACGGCTGCAAAATCATGCGCGGCTGCGTGCCGCGCTCATCGCGCTGGGCTCCTGAACTCAATACTCCAGCTTGCCATCAAACATCAGCTCTTTAACTTTGAATCGCGTATTGAGCGTGAACCCATTTGCCGCCACCTCATTGCTCATGTCGGTGTTCAGCTTTGGATTCGGCCGAGTATTGCCTGCCAGGGTGTCGCTGTTGGAAATCGTGCTGTTGAGCTTTGAGCCGGTGCCCAGCTCGGCATGAAACAACAGCTCGCCGCTATCGGGCGCGAGCAGCGGCTTGCCGCCCACGACGCGCGGGAAGACGAAGCGCGCCC is a window of Blastocatellia bacterium DNA encoding:
- a CDS encoding VWA domain-containing protein codes for the protein MVNRRFVFAIILALIVAVCSGATATAQDDVVKLKADLVTIDATVTDKDGNFIRNLKADDFTVYEDGVPQKLDFFEASEQAALTRPLAVVVAIDTSGSIKPEEIARQRLATENFMRLVRPESVFAVIAFNTETRVLQDFTSDARKVSAAFQKIGEVTGSSRIFGSIDKAVGMLKRAPRFRDGRRLRRVVIVLTDGYDNVSSPEQGDLIRRANDAEVTVFSITLPSYMPGGSSDKRVMTLLDVSRIVPMTGGADFSADTRDFAPVFKSIAEEIRSGYTLAYYPPESSRRDGRLHQVRVECKRVGAIIRASRTSYQSPAK
- a CDS encoding glycosyltransferase family 9 protein → MKRDAAIPLPDWSAARKVLLIRLRSIGDTVLMTPCLAALKAMRPEIKITVVSEPLAAPLVEDHPLVDHLLIAEKSISGRARLIGQLRRARYDVAFDLHGGTTATGLARFAAAGRSVGYAGYRHSRWLDLRAPDPDVILGRKQVHSVEQQLALLHWSGVPWPAEPPQLSLAVSSAAEQSMLEKLEAACVAQAVSLSGGFAQANSLRHIGRFAVIAPAAAFESKRWPAAGFAEVVRHLGDRWQLPSVVIGGPGQEPLAKAVAAQAGALALVGLTLKELVALINLSRAFVGNDGGPMHIAAALGRPLVAVFGSSNPEVWHPWTDSPYRIAGGRGPGAGGLSDEARGQKDTNTPDADGSFAIQRVPPSAVIAAADDVLKLALAAS
- a CDS encoding nucleotide sugar dehydrogenase, which translates into the protein MSEELLKKISERHATVGVIGLGYVGLPLATAFGRGGLRAIGFDVDAARTDNINAGHSHIPDVPTAEVAALVAEGKLAATTDFSKLADCDAVVICVPTPLRKTKEPDISYILAASEQVKTYLHSPQLIVLESTTYPGTTDEVLLPMLEETGLKLDEDFFLGFSPERVDPGNEKYQTHNIPKVVGGVSHKSTAVAAALYQTIVERVHPVTSARVAEAAKLLENTFRSVNIGLVNEIAQLCYHLNIDSWEVIQAAATKPFGFMAFYPGPGIGGHCIPLDPHYLSWKARLHGFEARFISLAEEVNSHMPQHVVQLVQDGLNDHRKPLKGSKVLVLGVAYKRDINDVRESPALGIVDQLLHKGAQVSYHDPHIQEMNLDGKGTLESVELTDAALRSCDCAVIVTDHTSIDYARVVRLAPLVIDSRNATRKLNMPEAESKIIRL
- a CDS encoding S8 family serine peptidase; translated protein: MTKRFSWLRVGIAAMLVVEALIGPAQGRPAQLAPRTDESPIQQALKSPGAVQAIIELDGLPLIERQHQQISMMQRRRRVDLDSPEAAALDGEMRGEQENFKARARLIAPALRVRAELRAVANAVSVEARGTEIAMLASLPGVKRVELVRECHTLLDTSVPLTNAPAMWERLGGSGNAGAGMKIAIIDTGIDVTNPLFNDTGYSAPEGFPRSNNGSQRLTNNKVIVAKSFVSGSGNDPSALDENGHGSNVAGIAAGNLDTMSPVGPLCGVAPRAYLGNYRVLGKSGSGSTDLIAAGLDEAVRDGFDVANMSLGADATAQLDFLARAVESAVASGMVVAVAAGNSGEGGVDDEMTIASPAIAPSAITVASTSNAHAITAMATVAGPSPVASRLINIESVVGDGSTTRFNAALTALPFVEVSNDRGCSALTAGSLAGKVALMERGVCAFTEKVNNASAAGAVAAIVYNKDISEGTDGGDNLIHMAVGGTSIPSVFVSRTAGLALRDFARAHADASLNLTPLIAADVVSDFSSRGPSLLQTLKPDIAAPGESIYSAALTSTNPSGFGSESGTSQATPHIAGAAALVIQQHPTWTPAQVKSALISSATTSVFTTTSKTTNAGVLAMGAGRVDLAQAANVAATFAPASLSFGILKLKKPVSTSLDFQITNTSDQSRTFTLSIKQLDPGDGVSMALATPLTVTLVPGQSTSVTLAIDAVKRADKRDYTGFVSVADSQGPTLRVPFWVRFKKK
- the rfaE1 gene encoding D-glycero-beta-D-manno-heptose-7-phosphate kinase, with the translated sequence MTTLERERAEQLTARFAGRRIVVLGDLMLDEFIWGRVRRISPEAPVPVVEVERQTLALGGAGNVAANLVALGAQPVTVGVAGADANAERLRVALHEVGIASDGVVVDPARTTTLKTRIIAHNQQVVRADRESRAPIATAIEEAIVERFTAALDAADAVVVSDYSKGLLTTGVLRATLEAARSRAIPVCLDPKTRSFANYQPVTVITPNHQEAAEAAGLAIEDETSLIEAGRRLLGAIDCRALLITRGEEGMALFTDDGQVTRIATVAREVYDVTGAGDTVIATLGLALAAGASFAEAAILANHAAGVVVGKVGTATVTRDELLATLRSDE
- a CDS encoding Trm112 family protein; translation: MAVSERLLEILACPACKVKVELKADGSGLRCPQCRRVYPIKDDIPVMLIDEAVTEA